One segment of Longimicrobium sp. DNA contains the following:
- a CDS encoding class I SAM-dependent methyltransferase, with the protein MTQRDLHEQNRVSWNAATVAHNSHKGDQAAFFRAGGDTLFPEELELLGELDGLELLHLQCNAGQDTLSLARRGARATGVDISDEAIRFARELSAGSGIAAEFERADVYDWLREAAEAGRTFDRVFSSYGAVGWLSDLNAWGRGIAGVLRPGGRFVLVEFHPATMTLGEDLRPRHPYRSYGTPIPEPDGIGDYVAASGEGLLHGAQGEPGVQDFRNPHPTWEFAWGISDVATALLDAGLTLEALREWPYSNGCLLPAATRPDEHRRFHPPAGVPDLPLMFGVAARKA; encoded by the coding sequence ATGACGCAGCGCGATCTACACGAGCAGAACCGGGTTTCGTGGAACGCCGCCACCGTCGCGCACAACAGCCACAAGGGCGACCAGGCGGCGTTCTTTCGCGCCGGCGGCGACACCCTCTTTCCCGAGGAGCTGGAGTTGCTGGGGGAGCTGGATGGATTGGAGCTGCTGCACCTGCAGTGCAACGCGGGGCAGGACACGCTCTCCCTAGCTCGCCGGGGCGCCCGCGCGACGGGGGTGGACATCAGCGACGAGGCGATCCGCTTCGCGCGCGAGCTGTCGGCGGGGAGCGGGATCGCGGCGGAGTTCGAGCGCGCGGACGTGTACGACTGGCTGCGTGAGGCGGCGGAGGCGGGGCGCACGTTCGACCGCGTCTTCTCGTCGTACGGCGCGGTGGGGTGGCTCTCTGACCTGAATGCGTGGGGGCGGGGGATCGCGGGGGTGCTGCGGCCGGGCGGGAGGTTCGTGCTGGTGGAGTTCCACCCCGCGACGATGACGCTGGGGGAGGACCTGCGCCCGCGCCACCCGTACCGCTCCTACGGCACGCCGATCCCCGAGCCGGATGGGATCGGCGACTATGTGGCCGCCTCGGGCGAGGGGCTGCTGCACGGCGCGCAGGGTGAGCCGGGCGTGCAGGACTTCCGCAACCCGCACCCCACCTGGGAGTTCGCGTGGGGCATCTCGGACGTGGCGACGGCGCTGCTGGACGCCGGGCTCACCCTGGAGGCGCTGCGCGAGTGGCCGTACAGCAACGGATGCCTGCTTCCCGCCGCGACGCGCCCCGACGAGCACCGCCGCTTCCATCCGCCGGCCGGCGTCCCCGACCTGCCGTTGATGTTCGGCGTGGCGGCGCGGAAGGCGTGA
- a CDS encoding ATP-dependent DNA ligase, which yields MRAFAELYAELDETTRTSEKVDALARYFASAAPEDAAWAVHFLIGRRPKRLVPARRLAEWAMEMGGVPEWMFAECHEAVGDLAETITLLLPPPSEEREDLPLHRWVEERLLPMRHEDEAGQRAAMRGAWAELSGPEAYVWNKLITGAFRVGVSQNLVVRALARVGNVDEPTVAHRLMGAWEPTPGFYTRLFGADTSDADASRPYPFYLAYALEAGPESLGDAGEWQAEWKWDGIRAQMIRRRGNVYLWSRGEELITERFPELARAAGLLPDGTVLDGEILPWKEGGPLPFAQLQRRIGRKVLGPKILAEVPVVILAYDLLEIEGRDVREEPLRWRRARLEELIASVPTGAADRIPLSPIVPASDWDAVIEAYRGARERASEGLMLKRLDSPYRTGRRRGDWWKWKVEPFTLDAVMVYAQRGHGRRASLYTDYTFAVWKDGELVPFAKAYSGLTDAEIRQVDAWVRRNSLQKFGPVRTVKPELVFELAFEGIQRSPRHKSGVAVRFPRILRWRTDKKPEDADSLETIIGLLEG from the coding sequence ATGAGAGCGTTCGCCGAGCTGTACGCCGAGCTGGACGAGACGACGCGCACCAGCGAAAAGGTCGACGCGCTGGCGCGCTACTTCGCGTCGGCGGCGCCGGAGGACGCGGCGTGGGCGGTGCACTTCCTGATTGGAAGGCGGCCCAAGCGGCTGGTGCCGGCGCGCAGGCTGGCGGAGTGGGCGATGGAGATGGGCGGCGTGCCGGAGTGGATGTTCGCCGAGTGCCACGAGGCCGTGGGCGACCTGGCGGAGACGATTACCCTCCTCCTTCCGCCGCCCTCCGAGGAGCGCGAGGACCTTCCGCTGCACCGCTGGGTGGAGGAGCGCCTCCTGCCCATGCGCCACGAGGACGAGGCCGGCCAGCGCGCGGCGATGCGGGGTGCGTGGGCCGAGCTCAGCGGCCCCGAGGCGTACGTGTGGAACAAGCTGATCACCGGCGCCTTTCGCGTGGGCGTGTCGCAGAACCTGGTGGTGCGCGCCCTCGCCCGCGTCGGCAATGTGGACGAGCCCACGGTGGCGCACCGGCTGATGGGCGCGTGGGAGCCCACGCCCGGCTTCTACACTCGCCTCTTCGGCGCCGACACCAGCGACGCGGACGCCAGCCGTCCCTACCCATTCTACCTGGCCTACGCCCTCGAAGCCGGCCCCGAGTCGCTGGGCGATGCCGGCGAGTGGCAGGCGGAGTGGAAGTGGGACGGCATCCGCGCGCAGATGATTCGCCGGCGCGGCAACGTCTACCTCTGGTCGCGCGGCGAGGAGCTGATCACGGAGCGCTTCCCCGAGCTGGCGCGCGCCGCCGGCCTCCTGCCCGACGGCACCGTGCTCGACGGCGAGATCCTTCCGTGGAAGGAAGGCGGCCCGCTCCCCTTTGCGCAGCTCCAGCGGCGCATCGGGCGCAAGGTGCTGGGCCCCAAGATCCTGGCCGAGGTCCCCGTCGTCATCCTCGCCTACGACCTGTTGGAGATCGAGGGCCGCGACGTGCGCGAGGAGCCGCTACGCTGGCGCCGCGCACGGCTGGAGGAGCTGATCGCCTCCGTACCCACCGGCGCCGCGGACCGCATCCCGCTCTCCCCCATCGTGCCGGCAAGCGACTGGGACGCGGTGATCGAGGCGTACCGCGGCGCCCGCGAGCGCGCATCGGAGGGGCTGATGCTGAAGCGCCTCGACTCACCCTATCGCACCGGCCGGCGGCGCGGCGACTGGTGGAAGTGGAAGGTGGAGCCGTTCACGCTGGACGCGGTGATGGTGTACGCGCAGCGGGGGCATGGACGGCGCGCGTCGCTCTACACCGACTACACTTTCGCCGTGTGGAAGGACGGCGAGCTGGTGCCCTTCGCCAAGGCGTACAGCGGCCTCACCGACGCGGAGATCCGCCAGGTGGATGCGTGGGTGCGGCGCAACTCGCTGCAGAAGTTCGGGCCGGTGCGCACGGTGAAGCCGGAGCTGGTGTTCGAGCTGGCCTTCGAGGGGATCCAGCGCTCGCCGCGCCACAAGAGCGGCGTGGCGGTGCGCTTCCCCCGCATCCTGCGCTGGCGCACCGACAAGAAGCCCGAGGACGCCGACTCGCTGGAGACGATCATCGGGCTGCTGGAGGGGTGA